The following proteins are co-located in the Castor canadensis chromosome 5, mCasCan1.hap1v2, whole genome shotgun sequence genome:
- the LOC141423283 gene encoding cTAGE family member 2-like, whose product MWTLTSRLVKMTDWAAVLGEDLVVEDDLELGLQATESAAPGERQPAGPLATLATAARLRARLQSLEEERSQIRTRLLEEDKITDDLRERIRTLEAERAAMDLEKRHFQSVKEKLQQKADVMKEVHLQNRRKLIWQITLEERQRLDKEKELGQTLGKISHADEELKTCKKQLRHLEKQLEAASLQH is encoded by the coding sequence ATGTGGACCCTGACCTCACGCTTGGTGAAGATGACAGACTGGGCGGCTGTGCTGGGAGAAGACCTGGTGGTGGAGGATGACTTGGAGTTAGGACTGCAGGCGACAGAGAGCGCGGCTCCCGGGGAGCGTCAGCCAGCGGGACCTCTGGCGACACTGGCGACAGCTGCGAGGCTCAGAGCTCGCTTGCAGTCCTTAGAAGAAGAGAGAAGCCAGATCCGCACTCGGTTGCTCGAGGAGGATAAAATCACGGACGACCTCAGGGAGCGGATTCGAACTCTCGAGGCTGAGCGAGCCGCTATGGATTTGGAAAAGAGGCATTTTCAAAGTGTCAAGGAGAAGCTTCAGCAGAAGGCTGACGTGATGAAGGAAGTCCATCTGCAGAATAGAAGAAAGCTAATCTGGCAAATAACCCTAGAAGAAAGGCAGCGGCTCGACAAAGAGAAGGAACTTGGCCAAACGCTGGGCAAGATCAGCCACGCAGATGAAGAGCTGAAGACATGCAAAAAGCAGCTCAGACATCTGGAGAAACAACTGGAGGCTGCCAGCCTTCAACATTAA